A genomic window from Slackia heliotrinireducens DSM 20476 includes:
- a CDS encoding PadR family transcriptional regulator — MGRAAKSGALTESVFYILLRLHRPAHGYALMKEISQMTNGRVNLGAGSLYGALDALQKKGWIKALDEHPTDRKVEYIITDTGKQFFEKELDRLEEMLTNASNMKEATDEDDR, encoded by the coding sequence ATGGGACGAGCGGCGAAAAGCGGAGCACTTACCGAGTCCGTCTTCTATATTCTTCTGCGGCTTCACCGTCCGGCACATGGGTACGCCTTGATGAAGGAGATCTCGCAGATGACGAACGGCCGGGTCAATCTGGGTGCAGGGTCTTTGTACGGAGCGTTGGACGCGTTGCAGAAGAAGGGCTGGATTAAGGCGTTGGACGAACATCCGACGGACAGAAAGGTCGAGTACATAATCACGGATACAGGTAAGCAGTTCTTTGAGAAGGAACTTGATCGTTTGGAAGAGATGCTGACGAACGCATCGAATATGAAGGAGGCGACCGATGAGGACGACCGTTAA
- a CDS encoding glycyl radical protein codes for MLTPRIQRMRDRYFNTIPSITAERLVLETEAYQKFAGDAVPIFRAKVVNYILERMTTLVLDDELIVGTATNAYRGANLHPEFQSSSWYISDIDEFQTRTKDPYYISAEDRETILATLPYWEGKAMEDVAEEAMPAYIKELESDDILCVGLENGVSGETTCDHEKIMAVGIRGYIDECQRNIDAIVPQTMEDQAKVDFWKACIIQSEGLITYAHRMADEADRLADACDDPVRAAELRQMAENCRVVPENPPQTFWQACQMVWFIHVAFYIEVCTTAIGFGRFDQYMWPFYKKDVIDEKNITRDQALEILESLYLKSCEVYEVRDSWYATSFAGYPMWQILVVGGQTRDGKDASNDLSMLCLEAADALQTTQPVMALRVCDTTPEELIRFGCKMTQEGQANPGFFNDATAMKMALAKGGTLEDARDWTIVGCIQAGPGGGGTDGSPDAGYVNMGKMIEFVLHDGVDPATGKLMGLRTGDPREFKNIEQFKDALKKQIVHAYDQIRIGYNLMQSIHMNRYPVIFASMVTRGCVENGKSVQHGGANVSTAGMYVTGAANLADSIAAVEKCVFEDHDLTMEELIRACDTNFEGQERLRQMLLNKPPKYGNDDPHVDAIYREMMHHIAETVQQWPDARGGHYAFGIDSQTMNLPHGQVTGALPDGRLAGESLCDASSPMMGRDICGPTSTVKSVAAIDQDILQEGALFNLRFDPKGVQGEKGIDIIEGVVKTFFQNGGEHIQINVVDNDTLIDAQKHPELHRGLMVRVAGYMAYFTELDKQAQDTIIRRTPHLSR; via the coding sequence ATGCTTACACCGAGGATTCAGAGGATGCGGGACCGGTACTTCAACACCATCCCGTCGATCACCGCAGAGCGCCTCGTGCTCGAAACCGAGGCGTACCAGAAGTTCGCGGGCGACGCCGTGCCCATCTTCCGCGCGAAGGTCGTGAATTACATCCTCGAGCGCATGACCACCCTCGTGCTTGACGATGAGCTCATCGTGGGCACCGCCACGAACGCCTACCGCGGCGCCAACCTGCACCCCGAGTTCCAATCCAGTTCTTGGTATATAAGCGACATCGACGAGTTCCAGACCCGCACCAAGGACCCCTACTACATTTCCGCCGAAGACCGCGAAACCATCCTGGCCACCCTTCCCTACTGGGAGGGCAAAGCCATGGAAGACGTCGCCGAGGAGGCCATGCCCGCCTACATCAAGGAGCTTGAATCCGACGACATCCTGTGCGTGGGCCTCGAGAACGGCGTGTCCGGCGAAACCACCTGCGACCATGAGAAGATCATGGCTGTCGGCATCCGCGGCTACATCGACGAGTGCCAGCGCAACATCGACGCCATCGTGCCGCAGACCATGGAAGACCAGGCCAAGGTCGATTTCTGGAAGGCTTGCATCATCCAGTCCGAAGGGCTTATCACCTACGCCCACCGCATGGCCGACGAAGCCGACCGGCTGGCCGACGCCTGCGACGACCCCGTGCGTGCCGCAGAACTGCGCCAGATGGCCGAAAACTGCCGCGTGGTTCCCGAAAACCCGCCGCAAACGTTCTGGCAGGCCTGCCAGATGGTGTGGTTCATCCACGTGGCGTTCTATATCGAAGTGTGCACCACCGCCATCGGCTTCGGACGCTTCGACCAGTACATGTGGCCCTTCTACAAGAAGGATGTCATCGACGAGAAGAACATCACCCGCGACCAGGCCTTGGAGATTCTCGAGAGCCTGTATCTGAAATCCTGCGAGGTGTACGAGGTGCGCGACAGCTGGTACGCCACGTCGTTCGCGGGCTACCCCATGTGGCAGATCCTGGTGGTGGGCGGACAGACCCGAGACGGTAAGGACGCATCCAACGACCTGTCCATGCTGTGCCTCGAGGCCGCCGATGCCCTGCAGACCACGCAGCCCGTCATGGCGCTGCGCGTGTGCGACACCACACCGGAAGAGCTTATCCGCTTCGGCTGCAAGATGACCCAGGAAGGCCAGGCCAACCCCGGCTTCTTCAACGACGCCACCGCCATGAAGATGGCGCTTGCCAAGGGCGGCACGTTGGAGGACGCCCGCGATTGGACCATCGTCGGATGCATCCAGGCCGGCCCCGGCGGCGGCGGAACCGACGGCTCGCCTGACGCCGGATACGTGAACATGGGCAAGATGATCGAGTTCGTGCTCCACGACGGCGTCGACCCGGCAACAGGCAAGCTCATGGGCCTGCGCACGGGCGATCCCCGCGAATTCAAGAACATCGAACAGTTCAAGGACGCCCTCAAGAAGCAGATTGTCCACGCCTACGACCAGATCCGCATCGGCTACAACCTGATGCAGTCCATCCATATGAACCGCTACCCCGTCATTTTCGCGTCCATGGTCACCCGCGGATGCGTCGAAAACGGCAAGTCCGTCCAGCACGGCGGCGCCAACGTATCCACGGCAGGCATGTACGTCACAGGCGCGGCGAACCTGGCGGACTCCATCGCCGCCGTCGAGAAGTGCGTCTTCGAGGACCACGACCTGACGATGGAGGAGCTGATCCGCGCCTGCGACACGAATTTCGAAGGTCAGGAGCGTCTTCGCCAGATGCTGCTGAACAAGCCTCCGAAATACGGCAACGACGACCCCCATGTGGACGCCATATACCGCGAGATGATGCACCATATCGCCGAAACCGTGCAGCAGTGGCCCGACGCCCGCGGCGGACACTACGCCTTCGGCATCGACTCGCAGACCATGAACCTCCCCCACGGCCAGGTAACAGGCGCGCTGCCTGACGGACGTCTGGCCGGAGAGTCGCTGTGCGACGCATCTTCGCCCATGATGGGACGCGACATCTGCGGCCCCACCTCCACGGTGAAGTCTGTGGCCGCCATCGACCAGGACATCCTGCAGGAAGGCGCGCTGTTCAACCTGCGCTTCGACCCCAAGGGCGTCCAGGGCGAGAAAGGCATCGACATCATCGAAGGCGTGGTGAAGACCTTCTTCCAGAACGGCGGCGAACATATCCAGATCAACGTCGTGGACAACGACACGCTGATCGACGCCCAGAAGCACCCCGAGCTGCACCGCGGTCTGATGGTCCGCGTCGCCGGCTACATGGCGTACTTCACCGAGCTGGACAAACAGGCCCAGGACACCATCATCCGGCGCACGCCGCATCTGTCCAGATAG
- a CDS encoding amidohydrolase family protein has product MNTLIKNGLVLLHGESGWTCEKRDVLIAGNRIERIAPDVEPQDCTVIDATGMLAMPGLINAHTHAYMTFHRNYADDMAFFDWLDKVQVLEDYMTEEDVYWATLLAACEMIRSGTTCFVDMTIKSAQETDGPRSAAAGAVRDSGMRAVISRGLAGVADSEESIMKFGQAVREMELFKDESRLQFIHGPHAPYSCMADYLQKLTQSCKERGIGQTIHLSESRTEMAGVAEDHGTTPIQYVDGLGVFDVPVIAAHCVYATDEDIRLMAEKGVSVALNPKSNMKLGNGFAPAQKFLDAGINVCLGTDGCGSNNSLNLFSEMNVASLVYKGATEQAQCVSAADVLRMATLNGAKAIGREGELGVLAEGALADVILVNLNEPQFMPANNIVSGLVYSAKGSEVDTVIVDGELLMEHRRLVSIDEAKVFEECRAIMERLDAQVQERL; this is encoded by the coding sequence ATGAATACCCTGATCAAGAACGGTCTCGTTCTGCTGCACGGAGAGTCCGGATGGACCTGTGAAAAACGCGATGTCCTCATCGCCGGTAACCGCATCGAACGCATCGCGCCCGATGTTGAGCCGCAGGATTGCACGGTCATCGATGCGACGGGAATGCTTGCCATGCCCGGGCTTATCAACGCGCATACCCACGCCTACATGACGTTCCATCGCAACTACGCGGACGACATGGCCTTTTTCGACTGGCTGGACAAGGTGCAGGTGCTTGAGGACTACATGACCGAGGAAGACGTCTACTGGGCGACGTTGCTGGCCGCCTGCGAGATGATTCGCAGCGGCACCACCTGCTTCGTGGATATGACGATCAAGTCGGCCCAGGAGACAGACGGTCCGCGCTCCGCGGCGGCAGGCGCCGTGCGCGACAGCGGCATGCGCGCGGTCATTTCCCGCGGCCTTGCGGGCGTGGCCGACTCCGAGGAGTCCATCATGAAATTCGGCCAGGCCGTGCGGGAAATGGAGCTGTTCAAGGACGAAAGCCGGCTCCAATTCATCCACGGCCCCCATGCTCCGTACAGCTGCATGGCCGACTACCTGCAGAAGCTTACGCAATCGTGCAAGGAGCGTGGCATCGGCCAGACCATACACCTGTCCGAGAGCCGCACCGAGATGGCAGGCGTTGCGGAAGATCACGGCACCACGCCGATCCAGTACGTCGACGGACTCGGTGTCTTCGACGTGCCGGTAATCGCCGCGCATTGCGTGTACGCGACCGACGAGGACATCCGCCTTATGGCGGAAAAGGGCGTGAGCGTTGCGCTGAACCCCAAGAGCAACATGAAACTGGGCAACGGGTTCGCGCCTGCCCAGAAGTTCCTGGATGCCGGCATCAACGTGTGCCTGGGTACGGACGGCTGCGGCAGCAACAACAGCTTGAACCTGTTTTCCGAGATGAACGTCGCGTCGCTTGTGTACAAAGGTGCCACCGAGCAGGCGCAATGCGTGAGCGCCGCCGACGTGCTGCGCATGGCGACGTTGAACGGCGCAAAGGCGATCGGACGTGAAGGCGAGCTGGGCGTACTTGCAGAAGGCGCCTTGGCGGACGTGATTCTGGTCAATCTGAACGAACCCCAGTTCATGCCGGCGAACAACATCGTTTCGGGTCTTGTGTATTCCGCCAAAGGCAGCGAGGTGGATACGGTCATCGTCGACGGTGAGCTGCTTATGGAGCACCGAAGGCTCGTGAGCATCGACGAGGCGAAGGTGTTCGAAGAGTGCCGCGCAATCATGGAGCGGTTGGACGCGCAAGTGCAAGAGCGCCTGTAA
- a CDS encoding Na+/H+ antiporter NhaC family protein translates to MDGGNLGIITLIPALSFFVFAFVTRKCILSIMLSGLMGYMFYYGPGFFMPTMDAIVDAASDWDNNYIVIICLLFGCLVQLLRQSNGATAMGNWARNYVKSQKQVLLLTWLCGIIIFIDDYLSILVTANTVLPLADEHKTPREMLCYIINTTSAPVCLIIPISAWVVFFSGIFGEQAEAAVVGSSAMEIYYHIMPYFFYPFLCVIFVLLVILGVVPKMGGIKKAYERVAAGGPLWPESSAAQNQSGELGEVLGAITDDKAKEEAAAEPHLWAFLVPMAVVIVSTIWLGDILYGVALGIFTCFITYLPTRTMSLGKFCDACYKGLEDMLFIAAVLVTSLFFRNSINLIGLPDYLIEVAAPFMNAAWLPAIAFVLIGLVCFATANIWSIPAVCTPIILPLAAATGASIPLTLGAVISAACFGAQACFYSDVTLLSASACRINNVDYAVAQLPYIGIVTAITLVMYIVAGFVMA, encoded by the coding sequence GTGGACGGAGGCAATCTAGGAATCATCACCTTGATTCCCGCATTGAGCTTCTTCGTATTCGCGTTTGTCACGAGGAAGTGCATTCTGAGCATCATGCTCTCAGGCCTGATGGGCTATATGTTCTATTACGGCCCCGGCTTCTTCATGCCCACGATGGACGCCATCGTCGATGCGGCAAGCGACTGGGATAACAACTACATCGTTATCATCTGCTTGCTGTTCGGCTGCTTGGTGCAACTGCTGAGGCAATCGAACGGCGCGACGGCCATGGGCAACTGGGCCCGCAACTACGTCAAGTCCCAGAAGCAGGTTCTGCTTCTGACCTGGCTGTGCGGCATCATCATCTTCATCGATGACTACCTGTCCATCCTGGTAACCGCCAACACCGTGCTGCCCCTGGCAGACGAGCACAAGACCCCCCGCGAGATGCTGTGCTACATCATCAACACCACTTCGGCGCCGGTCTGCCTGATCATCCCCATCTCCGCGTGGGTCGTGTTCTTCTCGGGCATCTTCGGCGAGCAGGCCGAAGCCGCCGTTGTCGGCAGCAGCGCCATGGAGATCTACTACCACATCATGCCGTACTTCTTCTACCCGTTCCTGTGCGTCATCTTCGTGCTGCTTGTCATTCTGGGCGTCGTGCCCAAGATGGGCGGCATTAAGAAGGCATACGAACGCGTAGCCGCAGGCGGTCCTCTGTGGCCCGAGTCCAGCGCGGCTCAGAACCAGAGCGGCGAGCTGGGCGAGGTCCTCGGCGCGATCACCGACGACAAGGCCAAAGAGGAAGCAGCCGCCGAGCCGCATCTGTGGGCGTTCCTCGTTCCCATGGCCGTGGTCATCGTCAGCACCATCTGGCTGGGCGACATCCTTTACGGCGTCGCCTTGGGCATCTTCACCTGCTTCATCACCTACCTGCCCACCCGCACCATGAGCCTGGGCAAGTTCTGCGACGCCTGCTACAAGGGCCTCGAGGACATGCTGTTCATCGCCGCCGTTCTGGTCACTTCGCTGTTCTTCAGGAACTCCATCAACCTGATCGGCCTGCCCGACTACCTCATCGAAGTCGCCGCCCCGTTCATGAACGCCGCCTGGCTGCCTGCCATCGCCTTCGTGCTGATCGGCCTAGTCTGCTTCGCAACGGCGAACATCTGGAGCATCCCCGCCGTGTGCACGCCCATCATCCTGCCTCTGGCCGCTGCCACCGGTGCCAGCATTCCGCTGACCCTCGGCGCTGTCATTTCCGCAGCTTGCTTCGGTGCACAGGCCTGCTTCTACTCGGACGTCACGCTGCTGTCGGCATCGGCCTGCCGAATCAACAACGTCGACTACGCCGTGGCCCAGCTGCCCTACATCGGCATCGTAACCGCCATCACGCTTGTGATGTACATCGTCGCCGGTTTCGTCATGGCGTAA
- a CDS encoding toxic anion resistance protein encodes MANEFDFNQDGSIPTPKLEFGTPVPAAPAAPEVTPTTIMPAPPEGSALTAEERAQVTEFVKQIDLEDSSAVLSYGVGAQHKVADFSERALENVRTKDLGEMGQQLSTLVVQLGKMGPDEEEQGGFLGLFKKGRDKTAALKANYSTVEANVREISNQLEAHQRELLKDIGVLDRMYELNAAYFKELSMYVLAGKEKIAQVRAYDIPAAIAKADESGKPEDAQAARDLAVKCDRFEKRVYDLELTREIALQTAPQIRMVQASDALMAEKIQSTVVNTIPLWKNQMVIALGVEHANQAAAATHQVTEMTNELLRRNADALKTATVAAARESERGIVDIETLRHTNEQLIATLDEVMQIQREGSEKRAAAEAELAQIEGQLHQKLIEAAK; translated from the coding sequence ATGGCAAACGAATTCGACTTCAACCAGGACGGAAGCATACCCACTCCGAAGCTTGAGTTCGGCACTCCCGTTCCCGCTGCCCCTGCGGCCCCCGAGGTCACGCCCACGACCATCATGCCGGCGCCGCCCGAGGGCTCTGCTCTTACGGCCGAGGAGCGCGCCCAGGTCACGGAATTCGTGAAGCAGATTGACCTTGAAGACTCGTCCGCCGTTCTTTCCTACGGCGTCGGCGCCCAGCACAAGGTGGCCGACTTCTCCGAGCGCGCCCTTGAGAACGTGCGCACCAAAGACCTGGGGGAGATGGGCCAGCAGCTCTCGACGCTGGTTGTCCAGCTTGGCAAGATGGGTCCCGACGAGGAGGAGCAAGGCGGTTTCCTGGGCCTGTTCAAGAAAGGCCGCGACAAGACCGCCGCGCTGAAGGCCAACTACAGCACCGTCGAAGCCAACGTGCGCGAGATCTCCAACCAGCTTGAGGCGCACCAGCGCGAGCTGCTGAAGGACATCGGCGTTCTGGACCGCATGTACGAGCTGAACGCAGCGTACTTCAAAGAGCTGTCCATGTACGTGCTGGCGGGCAAGGAGAAGATTGCCCAGGTCCGCGCATACGACATTCCGGCCGCCATTGCCAAAGCCGACGAATCCGGCAAGCCCGAAGACGCCCAGGCCGCACGCGACTTGGCCGTCAAGTGCGACCGCTTCGAGAAGCGTGTCTACGACCTGGAGCTGACCCGCGAGATCGCGCTTCAGACGGCGCCGCAGATCCGCATGGTCCAGGCAAGCGACGCGCTTATGGCCGAAAAGATCCAGAGCACCGTGGTGAACACCATCCCGCTGTGGAAGAACCAGATGGTCATCGCGTTGGGCGTTGAGCATGCCAACCAGGCCGCTGCGGCGACGCACCAGGTAACGGAGATGACCAACGAGCTGCTCAGGCGCAATGCCGACGCTCTGAAGACTGCTACGGTGGCGGCTGCCCGCGAAAGCGAACGCGGCATCGTCGACATCGAAACGCTGCGTCACACCAACGAGCAGCTGATCGCCACGCTGGACGAGGTCATGCAGATCCAGCGCGAAGGTTCTGAGAAGCGCGCTGCGGCCGAGGCCGAGCTCGCCCAGATCGAAGGCCAGCTGCATCAGAAACTCATCGAGGCTGCAAAGTAG
- a CDS encoding carbohydrate kinase family protein, with product MGHTVVIGTTFVDVKGVPKGAYDPQGRNVGDVKIVHGGVGRNVAENFANVGKPVSFVGTMEDSAFGRDVRRRLLERGVNLDHAPQASDNGIGMWLVILDENGDLAGSISKMPELDLLEEHLSREIDTIAAGADAIVLELDLNERIAEVVVDAAKRHGKPLYAIVGNMSVVLSRKDLVKQTDCFICNVIEAAKYFGLGALADYSPTQMLEFLPDAASREGIASMVVTMGAEGAVYFDGRAGSAGICPPYPAKMVDSTGAGDAFFSGTVMKLVEGCVLADAVAFGARLASATIGSEEATCPVGGGF from the coding sequence ATGGGCCATACGGTTGTGATCGGCACGACGTTCGTGGATGTCAAAGGGGTTCCGAAGGGCGCATACGACCCGCAGGGCCGCAATGTGGGCGATGTCAAAATCGTTCACGGCGGGGTGGGGCGCAACGTTGCCGAGAACTTCGCGAACGTTGGCAAGCCGGTCTCCTTCGTGGGTACGATGGAGGATTCCGCCTTCGGTCGGGATGTTCGGCGGCGTTTGCTCGAGCGCGGTGTGAATCTGGACCATGCGCCGCAGGCTTCGGACAACGGCATCGGCATGTGGCTGGTCATCCTCGACGAGAACGGCGACCTTGCCGGGTCCATATCCAAAATGCCGGAGCTGGACCTTCTGGAAGAGCACCTTTCGCGCGAAATCGACACCATCGCGGCCGGGGCCGACGCGATTGTTCTGGAGTTGGACCTGAACGAGCGCATCGCCGAGGTGGTCGTGGACGCGGCGAAAAGGCATGGCAAGCCGCTGTACGCCATCGTGGGCAACATGAGCGTCGTGCTCAGCCGAAAAGACCTGGTCAAGCAGACGGATTGCTTCATCTGCAACGTGATCGAAGCCGCCAAGTACTTCGGCTTGGGCGCGCTGGCGGACTATTCGCCGACCCAGATGCTGGAGTTCCTGCCCGATGCTGCTTCTCGGGAGGGCATTGCCTCCATGGTCGTCACTATGGGCGCCGAAGGTGCGGTCTATTTCGACGGACGCGCCGGCAGCGCTGGCATCTGCCCGCCGTATCCCGCCAAAATGGTAGACAGCACCGGTGCCGGAGACGCGTTCTTCTCGGGAACGGTCATGAAGCTTGTCGAAGGGTGTGTGCTGGCGGATGCCGTGGCTTTCGGTGCCCGCCTTGCATCGGCGACCATCGGAAGCGAAGAAGCCACCTGTCCTGTCGGCGGCGGTTTCTAA
- a CDS encoding DUF2812 domain-containing protein, whose translation MRTTVKKAFLDIQKEQEWLNEQGKDGRLLIGYDNGVYEFEDVAPAQFHYAVDLPKYSGSKRKEYLAFLEQSGITVVAEYADRVYLRKNVADGPLDLYTDKKDIERHLGKSYSHFFTIGAPQLAIGSGMLAYTLHELSPINVTDLFPIAVEVGLIISGTVFLILGVRKYREQRAAARTDSLWE comes from the coding sequence ATGAGGACGACCGTTAAGAAAGCATTCTTGGATATCCAGAAAGAGCAGGAATGGCTCAACGAGCAGGGCAAGGACGGACGCCTGCTCATCGGGTACGACAATGGCGTCTACGAGTTCGAAGATGTGGCCCCCGCTCAGTTTCACTATGCAGTCGACCTGCCGAAGTACTCTGGGTCCAAAAGGAAGGAATACCTGGCTTTTCTGGAGCAAAGCGGAATCACCGTCGTTGCCGAGTACGCGGACAGGGTGTACCTACGGAAAAATGTGGCTGACGGCCCCTTGGATTTGTATACCGACAAGAAAGACATCGAGCGGCACCTTGGGAAAAGCTACTCGCATTTCTTCACAATCGGCGCACCGCAGCTCGCGATTGGATCGGGGATGCTTGCCTACACGCTGCATGAATTGAGCCCTATCAACGTGACAGACCTCTTCCCGATTGCGGTCGAGGTCGGGCTGATTATCTCCGGCACCGTGTTCTTGATTCTCGGCGTGCGCAAATACAGGGAGCAGCGTGCTGCCGCCCGTACGGATTCTCTTTGGGAATAG
- a CDS encoding glycyl-radical enzyme activating protein: MTRNADSTLVGSIQKFSIEDGPGIRTTVFLKGCPLRCAWCHNPELISFEQQLIQSPNNCIGCGECVNVCPVGAIRMDSDEGVVIDRASCTLCLACADQCYAKALRAVAKPMTIDEILADAEQDKEFYDNTGGGITISGGEMLTHAAFVGELIDEAARRGISTCIDTTGYGDAEALLDLASKDSVTTVLYDLKSIDDEVHREYTGVGNETILANLRLLAADERTRSKIVMRMPLIKGVNDDEDMIERTAELYRELGITQVNLLPYHNLGVGKARNVGRSQREFEAPDEKRMAAIAERLQHVDNLEVGILGKL, encoded by the coding sequence ATGACACGCAACGCCGACAGCACACTGGTGGGAAGCATCCAGAAGTTCTCGATCGAGGACGGCCCGGGTATACGGACGACCGTGTTCCTGAAGGGCTGCCCTCTGCGTTGCGCATGGTGCCACAACCCCGAGCTCATCAGCTTCGAGCAGCAGCTCATCCAGTCGCCGAACAACTGCATAGGCTGCGGCGAGTGCGTGAACGTGTGCCCTGTCGGAGCAATCCGCATGGATTCTGACGAAGGCGTCGTCATCGACAGGGCTTCGTGCACGCTGTGTTTGGCCTGTGCCGACCAGTGCTACGCCAAGGCGCTTCGTGCCGTTGCCAAACCCATGACGATCGACGAGATCCTGGCCGACGCCGAGCAGGACAAGGAGTTCTACGACAACACCGGCGGCGGCATCACCATCAGCGGCGGAGAGATGCTGACGCACGCCGCGTTCGTGGGCGAGCTCATAGACGAGGCTGCACGCCGCGGCATCAGCACATGCATCGATACCACAGGCTACGGCGATGCCGAGGCGCTTCTGGACCTGGCGTCCAAAGACAGCGTCACCACGGTGCTCTACGACCTGAAATCCATCGACGACGAGGTCCACCGCGAGTACACGGGCGTTGGAAACGAAACGATCCTGGCCAACCTGAGGCTTCTGGCAGCCGACGAACGCACGCGAAGCAAGATCGTCATGCGCATGCCGCTCATCAAAGGCGTCAACGACGACGAAGACATGATCGAGCGCACTGCCGAGCTGTACAGGGAATTGGGAATCACCCAGGTGAACCTGCTGCCCTACCACAATCTGGGGGTCGGCAAAGCCAGAAACGTCGGCCGGAGCCAGCGGGAGTTCGAGGCCCCGGACGAGAAGCGCATGGCAGCCATTGCCGAGCGCCTGCAACACGTTGACAACCTAGAGGTCGGAATTCTAGGGAAGTTATAA
- a CDS encoding adenosylhomocysteinase: MSIIRDIDLAPSGENKIEWVKRNCPLLRSLEEDFSQTQPFKGIRIALSIHLEAKTAYLCKVLAAGGAEMFVTGSNPLSTQDDVAAALVKAGLNVFAWHGATDQEYNAHIKEALSHHANIIIDDGGDLVHMLHTEMQDELQYVIGGCEETTTGIVRLTAMDNAGQLRFPMVKVNNADCKHLFDNRYGTGQSVWDGINRTTNLIVAGKNVVVAGYGWCGKGVAMRAKGLGAKVVVTEIDPIKAIEAYMDGFEVMPMNEASKIGDFFVTVTGCNGVITEPDFMVMKEGAILCNAGHFDVEIDMKRLREIAVEAREMRNNIMGYTLPNGTHVYVLAEGRLVNLAAGDGHPAEIMDMSFAIQALSAKYLVEHQGTLTEKLIDVPREVDLEVAHRKLAFLGIEIDTLTPEQEAYLNNSTI, translated from the coding sequence ATGAGCATCATTCGCGACATCGATTTGGCGCCCTCTGGGGAGAACAAAATCGAATGGGTGAAAAGGAACTGCCCGCTTCTGAGGAGTTTGGAAGAGGACTTCAGCCAAACCCAGCCTTTTAAGGGGATTCGCATCGCGCTATCCATCCATCTGGAGGCGAAGACCGCATACCTGTGCAAGGTCTTGGCCGCGGGCGGCGCCGAGATGTTCGTGACGGGCTCCAACCCGCTCTCCACGCAGGACGATGTCGCGGCCGCCCTGGTCAAAGCCGGGCTGAACGTGTTCGCATGGCACGGGGCCACGGACCAGGAGTACAACGCGCACATCAAGGAGGCGCTGTCGCATCACGCGAACATCATCATCGACGACGGCGGTGATTTGGTCCATATGCTGCACACCGAGATGCAAGACGAGCTGCAATACGTGATCGGCGGCTGCGAAGAGACCACCACGGGCATCGTCCGCCTTACGGCCATGGACAACGCAGGTCAGCTGCGTTTCCCCATGGTGAAGGTGAACAACGCCGACTGCAAGCACCTGTTCGACAACCGCTACGGCACGGGCCAGTCCGTCTGGGACGGCATCAACCGCACCACGAACCTCATCGTCGCAGGCAAGAACGTTGTCGTGGCCGGCTATGGCTGGTGCGGCAAGGGCGTGGCCATGCGCGCGAAGGGCCTGGGCGCCAAGGTGGTCGTCACCGAGATCGACCCCATCAAGGCCATCGAGGCGTATATGGACGGCTTCGAGGTCATGCCCATGAACGAGGCGTCCAAGATCGGCGACTTCTTCGTCACCGTCACCGGCTGCAACGGGGTCATCACCGAGCCCGACTTCATGGTGATGAAGGAAGGCGCAATCCTGTGCAACGCGGGCCACTTCGACGTGGAAATCGACATGAAGCGCCTGCGCGAGATCGCCGTCGAGGCGCGCGAGATGCGCAACAACATCATGGGCTACACGCTGCCCAACGGCACGCACGTGTACGTGCTGGCGGAAGGCAGGCTGGTGAACCTGGCCGCCGGTGACGGGCATCCCGCGGAGATCATGGACATGAGCTTCGCCATCCAGGCGCTGTCCGCGAAATACCTGGTCGAGCACCAGGGCACGCTGACTGAAAAGCTCATCGACGTGCCGCGAGAGGTCGACCTGGAGGTCGCGCACAGGAAGCTGGCCTTCCTGGGCATTGAAATCGACACGCTGACGCCCGAACAGGAAGCGTATCTGAACAACTCGACGATTTAG